A genome region from Halarchaeum grantii includes the following:
- a CDS encoding ABC transporter ATP-binding protein produces the protein MADEHGGFEHVRENVDGHPMRSLLAYARPYWKRLTAGVLASFCTRFARLVPPIVVAAAIDRVVLGSGTPGLLADAGLLPAASITTEAARLALLERLVTVAVLAYLVRSVTRFASRYLLQSTAQKVQRDLRDDTYDHLQHLSMDFFVDHQTGGMMSILNSDINRLEKFLNTEFRQLIRVIATVGGIGAILWLYSPKLALIALAPVPIIGLASGRFLTWIEPRYTSIRETVARLNTRLENNLGGAAVIKAFERYDFERERVAAQSQAYHDEKVAALRVRRAFFAGLRLLTGVVFVLVLYIGGTDIVTGAPGALSAGAFALFFLYLRRLYSPMRRVGKSANKYQLAKSSAERVFGVLGREPTITEPDDPYRPDSVEGDVAYDDVTFAYDERPVLRDVSLDVPAGATVGLAGTSGAGKSTLLKLLPRFHDPDRGAVRVDGTDVREYDLAALRSEIAVVEQNPYLFSGTVAENIAYGDADVLDAEWHGEDVDADAREAVVEAATAAEAHAFITDLPEGYDTLVGERGVKLSGGQRQRLAIARALLNDPAIIVFDEATSDVDTETEELIQESLERLIEDRTAFVIAHRLSTIRDADRIVVMEDGRVTETGTHETLLANAGGYADLWEAQVDDDAADATVADD, from the coding sequence ATGGCAGACGAACACGGTGGCTTCGAGCACGTCCGCGAGAACGTCGACGGCCACCCGATGCGCAGCCTCCTCGCGTACGCGCGCCCCTACTGGAAGCGCCTCACCGCCGGCGTACTCGCGTCGTTCTGCACGCGCTTCGCGCGCCTCGTCCCGCCGATCGTCGTCGCGGCGGCGATCGACCGCGTCGTCCTCGGGTCCGGCACCCCCGGCCTCCTCGCGGACGCCGGTCTCCTGCCCGCCGCCTCCATTACGACCGAGGCCGCCCGCCTCGCCCTGCTCGAACGCCTCGTCACCGTCGCCGTCCTCGCGTACCTCGTCCGCTCGGTGACGCGCTTCGCCTCCAGATACCTCCTCCAGTCGACCGCGCAGAAGGTCCAGCGCGACCTGCGCGACGACACCTACGACCACCTCCAGCACCTCTCGATGGACTTCTTCGTCGACCACCAGACCGGGGGGATGATGTCGATTCTCAACAGCGACATCAACCGCCTCGAGAAGTTCCTGAACACGGAGTTCCGCCAGCTCATCCGCGTCATCGCGACCGTCGGCGGCATCGGCGCCATCCTCTGGCTCTACTCGCCGAAGCTCGCGCTGATCGCGCTCGCGCCCGTCCCCATCATCGGCCTCGCGAGCGGGCGCTTCCTGACGTGGATCGAGCCCCGCTACACGTCGATCCGCGAGACGGTCGCGCGCCTCAACACGCGCCTCGAGAACAACCTCGGGGGCGCCGCCGTCATCAAGGCCTTCGAGCGCTACGACTTCGAGCGCGAACGCGTCGCCGCCCAGTCGCAGGCCTACCACGACGAGAAGGTCGCGGCGCTGCGCGTCCGTCGCGCGTTCTTCGCGGGCCTCCGCCTCCTCACCGGCGTCGTCTTCGTGCTCGTACTCTACATCGGCGGGACGGACATCGTCACGGGTGCGCCCGGCGCGCTCTCCGCCGGGGCGTTCGCGCTCTTCTTCCTCTACCTCCGCCGGCTCTACTCGCCGATGCGCCGCGTCGGCAAGTCCGCGAACAAGTACCAGCTCGCGAAGTCGAGCGCGGAGCGCGTCTTTGGCGTGCTCGGGCGCGAGCCGACGATCACCGAACCCGACGACCCCTACCGCCCCGACTCGGTCGAGGGCGACGTCGCGTACGACGACGTGACGTTCGCCTACGACGAGCGCCCGGTGCTCCGGGACGTCTCCCTCGACGTTCCGGCGGGCGCGACCGTCGGCCTCGCCGGCACCTCGGGCGCCGGCAAGTCCACGCTCCTGAAGCTCCTCCCGCGCTTCCACGACCCCGACCGGGGCGCGGTGCGCGTCGACGGGACGGACGTCCGCGAGTACGACCTCGCGGCGCTCCGCTCGGAGATCGCGGTCGTCGAGCAGAACCCCTACCTCTTCTCGGGGACGGTCGCGGAGAACATCGCGTACGGCGACGCGGACGTCCTCGACGCCGAGTGGCACGGGGAGGACGTGGACGCGGACGCGCGCGAGGCGGTCGTGGAGGCCGCGACGGCCGCCGAGGCCCACGCGTTCATCACCGACCTCCCCGAGGGATACGACACGCTCGTCGGCGAGCGCGGCGTGAAGCTCTCCGGCGGCCAGCGCCAGCGCCTCGCCATCGCGCGCGCCCTCCTCAACGACCCCGCCATCATCGTCTTCGACGAAGCCACCTCCGACGTCGACACGGAGACGGAGGAGCTCATTCAGGAGAGCCTCGAGCGCCTCATCGAGGACCGCACGGCGTTCGTCATCGCGCACCGCCTCTCGACGATTCGGGACGCCGACCGCATCGTCGTCATGGAGGACGGTCGCGTGACCGAGACCGGCACGCACGAGACGCTCCTCGCCAACGCGGGCGGGTACGCGGACCTCTGGGAGGCGCAGGTCGACGACGACGCGGCCGACGCGACCGTCGCGGACGACTGA